Proteins from a genomic interval of Periophthalmus magnuspinnatus isolate fPerMag1 chromosome 11, fPerMag1.2.pri, whole genome shotgun sequence:
- the LOC117379101 gene encoding nucleolar protein dao-5-like, with product MMSSPLNKVNHSGDCSSSSSDDDVPLTKLMTKKPIMKKSVAPTNSDEYGDSNSDDDVPVSKLVKKKQRRVSCSSDGSWKQSENKSVTSSNNNGNGKDNSTSGEDIPLTKLVMKKTNEEKCVSTSSKNKNDEDSSDDEVPLSKLTSKWENEKSSEKQKRTSNEDQNGKDSSSSDDDVPLTKMAKKQRNKNGKDDSSGDDVPLSELVRKQQTGKKSPQKKSSKTDPKANEDSEDNVLLSKMATKTEVKRNMSSKRKKLSDKDRRESDSSDDEPLRKKKKAPPGSNKTRKKRKASSEESNGAEKRTGKKRASVTKRKSSPKTNKKKALNSDSSDDEPLSEIVRKLNKQKTTPSDETRISQRSAAQKQVKYVDSSSESTDSEAMVKLKISKPSAKKKLLVPKAKRAAAKSKPSKDVNSSDDSDDDNEPLANLKRSKASPAKREPAKSSKYVESSDSSDDDVPFAKLKTTNSSAKKKTPAKQTSAKSKQITYVESSGSSEDDVPLAKLKTSKVANKKTSSNKRTAAKSRQSTYVESSGSSEDDVPLAKLKTTKLANKKTSSTKRITAKSRQKLSSNSSDDEPLINLMKKAGRGTKKTKNNSVPKKDGDTSLNQSRKDFLADNDSLVRVADHIEMKKMIRIILERCDMKEAKVPEEASTYSSDGE from the exons atgatgagcagcCCACTAAACAAAGTGAACCACTCAG GAGACTGCAGCAGTTCAAGCTCAGATGATGATGTTCCGCTGACCAAACTAATGACAAAGAAACCCATTATGAAGAAAAGTGTTGCACCAACAAACAGTGATGAATATG GTGACTCCAACTCAGATGATGATGTACCTGTTTCAAAGTTGGTGAAGAAGAAACAAA gaagAGTCAGTTGTAGCTCAGATGGTTCTTGGAAACAGAGCGAGAATAAAAGTGTGACATCTTCAAACAACAATGGAAATG GTAAAGACAACTCCACCTCAGGTGAAGATATTCCTCTTACAAAGTTggtgatgaaaaaaacaaatgaggaaaaatgtgtttcaacatcaagtaaaaataaaaatg ACGAAGACAGCTCAGACGATGAAGTGCCTCTTTCTAAGTTGACTTCAAAGTGGGAAAATGAGAAATCAAgcgaaaaacaaaaaagaacttcAAACGAGGATCAGaatg GGAAAGACAGCTCCAGCTCAGATGACGACGTCCCTCTGACCAAGATggcaaaaaagcaaagaaataagaatg gaAAAGATGACAGCTCAGGAGATGATGTGCCACTTTCAGAGCTTGTAAGGAAGCAGCAAACTGGAAAGAAGTCTCCTCAAAAGAAAAGCTCAAAAACTGACCCAAAAG CGAATGAAGACTCTGAAGACAACGTTCTTCTGTCAAAGATGGCGACTAAAACAGAGGTCAAGCGAAACATGTCGTCTAAACGCAAGAAACTTTCAGACAAAGACAGACGTG AGTCTGATTCCTCTGATGACGAGCCTCttagaaagaagaaaaaggccCCTCCaggatcaaataaaacaagaaaaaagagaaaagcatCATCAGAGGAATCTAATGGGGCAGAGAAGAGAACAG GGAAGAAAAGAGCCAGTGTCACTAAGAGGAAGTCTtctccaaaaacaaacaaaaaaaaag CGTTGAATAGTGACAGCTCTGATGATGAGCCTCTGAGTGAAATTGTCAGAAAACTCAATAAACAGAAAACTACACCTTCAGATGAGACTCGCATTTCCCAAAGAAGTGCAGCTCAGAAACAAG taaaaTATGTGGACTCCTCTAGTGAAAGCACAGATAGTGAAGCAATGGTGAAACTAAAAATATCAAAAccctctgcaaaaaaaaagttactggTACCTAAAGCCAAGCGAGCAGCTGCAAAATCAAAACCAA gtaAAGATGTGAACTCTAGTGACGACTCGGATGACGACAATGAGCCTTTAGCGAATCTAAAAAGATCTAAAGCGTCTCCAGCCAAGCGTGAACCCGCAAAATCAA gtaaaTATGTGGAGTCCAGTGATAGTTCAGATGATGACGTACCTTTTGCTaaacttaaaacaacaaattcttctgcaaagaaaaagacTCCAGCTAAACAAACTTCAGCAAAATCAAAGCAAA TTACATATGTGGAGTCCAGTGGTAGCTCAGAGGATGATGTACCTTTAGCAAAACTTAAAACATCAAAAGTTGCAAATAAAAAGACCTCTTCAAACAAACGAACAGCTGCAAAATCAAGACAaa GTACATATGTGGAGTCCAGTGGTAGCTCAGAGGATGATGTACCTTTAGCAaaacttaaaacaacaaaacttgcAAATAAAAAGACCTCTTCAACCAAACGAATAACTGCAAAATCAAGACAaa AATTGTCAAGTAACAGCTCTGATGATGAGCCGCTGATAAACCTTATGAAAAAGGCAGGAAGAGGGACaaagaagacaaaaaacaactccgTGCCCAAAAAGGATGGGGACACAAGCTTAAATCAGTCAAGGAAGGACTTTTTAGCAG ATAATGATTCCTTAGTAAGAGTTGCTGACCACATTGAAATGAAGAAAATGATTAGGATTATTCTTGAAAGATGTGACATGAAAG AAGCAAAAGTCCCTGAAGAAGCCTCTACTTATTCATCTGACGGAGAATGA